In Eupeodes corollae chromosome 3, idEupCoro1.1, whole genome shotgun sequence, a single genomic region encodes these proteins:
- the LOC129950348 gene encoding mucin-3A isoform X1, with protein MNLKCFIQLFFIIVGYKTANANPEPEIRTADLVTQTVYGFLDFTTTIGKTVMIFSPQSAPSLDISALLPNKVDIIKTKPLAVQEKPPGIHPTKLSTNNNQNKKSTSQDTEIARKDFSSQPDYDLLSRQPETYAEESYHVVDLVSKKRNGLRKTATSKDPHPVGLVTTLSGKVAMDGTTTIHETSVIGTYISGKYAQVLQSSSRVLNNNNNHITPTQTQRVLRTESPTSRHFNGQVMKYKTRTSFDENRIVSSTSESSVQNSIRKHGSSGKHKPKGHQKNKGTKSPRSSHRQSEYVSTSTSSYDARRSPFRHRPQPAASVTSSITPANTKLRSAGRWQYKSSVKPKVYIRKASELSSIISPTSSIFPTSNEISVSAVTSSVVETSKQTSSVKVDKIANSIPASDETTSMMLYPVETLNIDIITPSNFEDVYYEVATIKTPYTFQIGTIKKTRYVTVTSTTEKSLETDYIDKSTIKGPLIENILATTTQINQLLQGSSITTFPACTLADISETPSLDNYVETFTQSQLKLKTQVFPIVNADKSTSFLTFLQTYDITTVITSTKTTPVCLENNNLYEFNSKLDESGSEIHLDLEFADFANGDQDDGNSSLAAVASSVRPPVLNEELVKKPTIPEPSQSFYPQFSPEQLQQLAYLKLIQQNAQVPLIAPTQETVPMESLYESHVIPIVQGQQTSYRTISKLVSRTAEVPTPQPQPFASLNPFGLQQQPQFKLVTSATVLPTVLTQTLSRILKLTFGAKTALTTIFSTNVVSTDIPTFITTSLPVAPTASFGGFFPPAFPQFPFIG; from the exons ATGAATCTTAAATGCtttattcaattgttttttatcaTTGTAG ggtATAAGACTGCAAATGCTAACCCTGAACCGGAAATCAGAACTGCCGATTTGGTTACCCAAACCGTATATGGATTCTTGGATTTCACAACAACTATTGGAAAAACTGTAATGATTTTCTCACCCCAGAGTGCTCCAAGTTTAG ATATTTCAGCATTACTTCCAAATAAAGTGGATATTATAAAGACCAAGCCATTGGCTGTTCAAGAAAAACCACCAGGAATTCATCCAACTAAATTATCAACAAacaataatcaaaataaaaaatccacAAGTCAAGACACGGAAATAGCTCGAAAGGATTTTTCAAGTCAACCAGATTATGATTTACTATCACGTCAACCTGAAACATATGCTGAAGAATCTTATCATGTTGTTGATTTAGTATCAAAAAAGAGAAATGGCTTGAGAAAAACAGCCACCTCTAAGGATCCTCATCCGGTGGGTTTGGTTACAACTTTGAGTGGCAAAGTAGCAATGGATGGGACTACAACAATACACGAAACAAGTGTAATTGGGACGTATATTTCGGGAAAATACGCTCAAGTGCTACAGAGTAGTTCACGTGTTTTGAACAATAACAACAATCATATAACTCCAACCCAAACGCAACGTGTTTTGAGAACTGAAAGTCCAACATCTAGGCATTTCAATGGACAAGTTATGAAATACAAAACGAGAACTTCTTTTGACGAAAACCGCATAGTTTCTTCCACATCGGAGTCTAGTGTACAGAACAGTATCAGGAAGCATGGAAGCAGTGGAAAACATAAACCGAAAGGCCATCAAAAGAA TAAAGGCACTAAATCACCTAGAAGTTCGCACAGACAAAGTGAATATgtttcaacatcaacatcatcttATGATGCAAGGAGAAGTCCCTTTAGGCACAGGCCTCAACCAGCTGCATCAGTGACTTCGAGCATAACTCCAGCAAACACAAAACTTCGTTCCGCAGGTAGATGGCAATATAAATCATCTGTCAAGCCAAAAGTTTACATTCGCAAGGCTTCTGAATTATCTTCCATTATTTCCCCtacttcttcaatttttccaacaTCAAATGAAATTTCAGTATCGGCAGTAACTTCGTCAGTAGTGGAAACCTCAAAACAAACGTCATCggtcaaagttgataaaattgcTAATAGTATTCCAGCAAGTGATGAAACCACCTCTATGATGTTGTACCCAGTTGAGACACTTAACATTGACATTATCACACCATCGAACTTTGAAGATGTTTATTATGAAGTTGCAACCATTAAGACACCCTATACATTCCAG atTGGTACAATAAAGAAGACAAGGTATGTCACGGTTACATCAACAACAGAAAAATCTTTAGAAACGGATTACATCGATAAATCTACAATCAAAGGACCTCTAATCGAAAACATTTTAGCTACAACCACTCAAATAAATCAGTTATTGCAAGGAAGCAGTATTACAACATTTCCGGCATGCACTTTAGCTGATATCTCTGAAACACCGTCTTTAGATAATTATGTCGAAACTTTTACCCAATCACAGCTCAAGCtaaaaactcaagtttttccAATAGTTAACGCAGATAAAAGTACAAGTTTCCTAACTTTCCTACAAACATATGACATCACCACAGTTAtaacttcaacaaaaacaacacccgTTTGCCTTGAAAATAATAACTTATACGAATTCAATAGCAAGCTTGATGAATCAGGCTCCGAAATACACTTGGATCTGGAATTTGCTGATTTTGCAAATGGCGACCAAGATGACGGAAACAGTAGTCTCGCAGCCGTAGCATCTTCAGTGCGGCCTCCAGTTTTAAATGAAGAACTCGTTAAGAAACCCACCATTCCTGAACCATCGCAGAGTTTCTATCCTCAATTTTCTCCAGAACAACTGCAGCAATTGGCATATTTGAAACTGATTCAACAGAACGCTCAAGTACCTTTAATCGCCCCTACACAAGAAACTGTACCAATGGAATCGCTCTATGAATCTCATGTTATTCCAATTGTACAGGGCCAGCAAACAAGTTACCGCACAATTTCAAAACTAGTTTCAAGGACAGCTGAAGTTCCAACACCCCAACCACAGCCATTTGCATCGTTGAACCCTTTTGGCTTGCAACAACAACCTCAATTCAAGCTGGTTACCTCAGCTACGGTCCTACCCACAGTTTTAACTCAGACCTTAAGTAGAATTTTGAAGCTTACATTCGGCGCAAAAACAGCACTCACAACTATATT
- the LOC129950348 gene encoding uncharacterized protein LOC129950348 isoform X2 translates to MNLKCFIQLFFIIVGYKTANANPEPEIRTADLVTQTVYGFLDFTTTIGKTVMIFSPQSAPSLDISALLPNKVDIIKTKPLAVQEKPPGIHPTKLSTNNNQNKKSTSQDTEIARKDFSSQPDYDLLSRQPETYAEESYHVVDLVSKKRNGLRKTATSKDPHPVGLVTTLSGKVAMDGTTTIHETSVIGTYISGKYAQVLQSSSRVLNNNNNHITPTQTQRVLRTESPTSRHFNGQVMKYKTRTSFDENRIVSSTSESSVQNSIRKHGSSGKHKPKGHQKNKGTKSPRSSHRQSEYVSTSTSSYDARRSPFRHRPQPAASVTSSITPANTKLRSAVSAVTSSVVETSKQTSSVKVDKIANSIPASDETTSMMLYPVETLNIDIITPSNFEDVYYEVATIKTPYTFQIGTIKKTRYVTVTSTTEKSLETDYIDKSTIKGPLIENILATTTQINQLLQGSSITTFPACTLADISETPSLDNYVETFTQSQLKLKTQVFPIVNADKSTSFLTFLQTYDITTVITSTKTTPVCLENNNLYEFNSKLDESGSEIHLDLEFADFANGDQDDGNSSLAAVASSVRPPVLNEELVKKPTIPEPSQSFYPQFSPEQLQQLAYLKLIQQNAQVPLIAPTQETVPMESLYESHVIPIVQGQQTSYRTISKLVSRTAEVPTPQPQPFASLNPFGLQQQPQFKLVTSATVLPTVLTQTLSRILKLTFGAKTALTTIFSTNVVSTDIPTFITTSLPVAPTASFGGFFPPAFPQFPFIG, encoded by the exons ATGAATCTTAAATGCtttattcaattgttttttatcaTTGTAG ggtATAAGACTGCAAATGCTAACCCTGAACCGGAAATCAGAACTGCCGATTTGGTTACCCAAACCGTATATGGATTCTTGGATTTCACAACAACTATTGGAAAAACTGTAATGATTTTCTCACCCCAGAGTGCTCCAAGTTTAG ATATTTCAGCATTACTTCCAAATAAAGTGGATATTATAAAGACCAAGCCATTGGCTGTTCAAGAAAAACCACCAGGAATTCATCCAACTAAATTATCAACAAacaataatcaaaataaaaaatccacAAGTCAAGACACGGAAATAGCTCGAAAGGATTTTTCAAGTCAACCAGATTATGATTTACTATCACGTCAACCTGAAACATATGCTGAAGAATCTTATCATGTTGTTGATTTAGTATCAAAAAAGAGAAATGGCTTGAGAAAAACAGCCACCTCTAAGGATCCTCATCCGGTGGGTTTGGTTACAACTTTGAGTGGCAAAGTAGCAATGGATGGGACTACAACAATACACGAAACAAGTGTAATTGGGACGTATATTTCGGGAAAATACGCTCAAGTGCTACAGAGTAGTTCACGTGTTTTGAACAATAACAACAATCATATAACTCCAACCCAAACGCAACGTGTTTTGAGAACTGAAAGTCCAACATCTAGGCATTTCAATGGACAAGTTATGAAATACAAAACGAGAACTTCTTTTGACGAAAACCGCATAGTTTCTTCCACATCGGAGTCTAGTGTACAGAACAGTATCAGGAAGCATGGAAGCAGTGGAAAACATAAACCGAAAGGCCATCAAAAGAA TAAAGGCACTAAATCACCTAGAAGTTCGCACAGACAAAGTGAATATgtttcaacatcaacatcatcttATGATGCAAGGAGAAGTCCCTTTAGGCACAGGCCTCAACCAGCTGCATCAGTGACTTCGAGCATAACTCCAGCAAACACAAAACTTCGTTCCGCAG TATCGGCAGTAACTTCGTCAGTAGTGGAAACCTCAAAACAAACGTCATCggtcaaagttgataaaattgcTAATAGTATTCCAGCAAGTGATGAAACCACCTCTATGATGTTGTACCCAGTTGAGACACTTAACATTGACATTATCACACCATCGAACTTTGAAGATGTTTATTATGAAGTTGCAACCATTAAGACACCCTATACATTCCAG atTGGTACAATAAAGAAGACAAGGTATGTCACGGTTACATCAACAACAGAAAAATCTTTAGAAACGGATTACATCGATAAATCTACAATCAAAGGACCTCTAATCGAAAACATTTTAGCTACAACCACTCAAATAAATCAGTTATTGCAAGGAAGCAGTATTACAACATTTCCGGCATGCACTTTAGCTGATATCTCTGAAACACCGTCTTTAGATAATTATGTCGAAACTTTTACCCAATCACAGCTCAAGCtaaaaactcaagtttttccAATAGTTAACGCAGATAAAAGTACAAGTTTCCTAACTTTCCTACAAACATATGACATCACCACAGTTAtaacttcaacaaaaacaacacccgTTTGCCTTGAAAATAATAACTTATACGAATTCAATAGCAAGCTTGATGAATCAGGCTCCGAAATACACTTGGATCTGGAATTTGCTGATTTTGCAAATGGCGACCAAGATGACGGAAACAGTAGTCTCGCAGCCGTAGCATCTTCAGTGCGGCCTCCAGTTTTAAATGAAGAACTCGTTAAGAAACCCACCATTCCTGAACCATCGCAGAGTTTCTATCCTCAATTTTCTCCAGAACAACTGCAGCAATTGGCATATTTGAAACTGATTCAACAGAACGCTCAAGTACCTTTAATCGCCCCTACACAAGAAACTGTACCAATGGAATCGCTCTATGAATCTCATGTTATTCCAATTGTACAGGGCCAGCAAACAAGTTACCGCACAATTTCAAAACTAGTTTCAAGGACAGCTGAAGTTCCAACACCCCAACCACAGCCATTTGCATCGTTGAACCCTTTTGGCTTGCAACAACAACCTCAATTCAAGCTGGTTACCTCAGCTACGGTCCTACCCACAGTTTTAACTCAGACCTTAAGTAGAATTTTGAAGCTTACATTCGGCGCAAAAACAGCACTCACAACTATATT
- the LOC129952220 gene encoding nitric oxide synthase: MQLNLCSEKQKTNSKDIKTQGKKVTFSLQKTMGGPKENIKEASNTTTTVSTKMEKPSLALKIEKAQNISKKYKNKICEIDSKISNKLNVMEECTLASREKRGSIARKHIRLRNMSNFSDVYDTLSDTGKDVLACSNSTCVSSIVFGNTASNKLRNCETVLEHAKDFFNQYFTSINRYMTNAHTSRWEQVQKMVRNHGHYHLTETELIYGAKLAWRNSSRCIGRIQWSKLQVFDCRYVTTTSGMFEAICNHIKYATNKGNIRSAITIFPQRTDDSHDFRIWNNQLISYAGYKQNDGSIIGDPINVEITEICLKLGWKGKQTEWDILPLVVSANGLDPDYFDYPPELILQVPIEHPNFKWFADLNLRWYALPAVSGMLFDCGGVQFTATAFSGWYMSTEIGCRNLCDVNRRNMLEKVAVKMELDTRTSSSLWKDKALVEVNIAVLHSFQSKNITIVDHHTASESFMKHFENESKIRNGCPSDWIWIVPPLSGSITPVFHQEMALYHLRPSFEYQDAAWKTHIWKKEKYQGKSKKPRKKFNFKQIARAVKFTSKLFGRALSKRIKATILYATETGKSEQYSKKLCEILGHAFNAQTCCMSDYDISFMEHEALLIVIASTFGNGDPPENGEDFAQELYKLHLKESSLNENTEQNIQVSSSKSFIKANSRSDFTKLQQNQLKKIRGWRSLRDSTTEKFTEDTIGPLSNVRFAVFGLGSSAYPNFCAFGQYMDNILAELGGERILQLAYGDEICGQEQSFRNWAPKIYKMSCDIFCLDADEGISDICLLSQNDSLTINTVRLVPIKCDEKLEDSLSKYHNKKVVQCSLKTSPINLTNSNENDKTTILLRISTPNIEYEPGDHLGIFPINNSDLVEGILSRLSGLDDPDQIVQLQILAEKQTPNGSFKCWEPHNKMPVDTIRSMLLRFFDITTPPSRQLLIFLSNYCTDKVDEEKILKLINDTSAFEDWKHWKLPHLLEVMQEFPSCRPPAALFLINLLPLQPRFYSISSSQKKYENEIHITVTVVKYQSENGTGPERFGVCSNYLLRLKEKDKIYIFVRSSPGFHLPADIESPLVLIGPGTGIAPFRSFWQHLEVLKENSPNQKLPTTWLFYGCRSLKYDLYADEKEKLIQSNILSRVFLALSREPNKPKTYVQDLLKQEFESLYVLITQKKAHIYVCGDVTMAEDVYQTIRKCIANIEQNTENEAEKIMLSLKDDDRYHEDIFGITLRTAEIHTKSRATAKIRMKSQPKI; the protein is encoded by the exons atgCAGCTCAATTTATGCTCTGAGAAACAGAAAACTAACAGCAAGGATATAAAAACACAAGGGAAAAAAGTTACATTTTCCCTACAGAAAACAATGGGAGGCCCTAAAGAAAACATTAAGGAAGCCagcaacacaacaacaacagtttcaacaaaaatggaaaaaccaagtttagctttgaaaattgaaaaagctcagaatatatcaaaaaaatataaaaacaaaatatgcgagATTGACAGTAAAATATCTAATAAACTTAACGTAATGGAAGAGTGTActctggccagccgagaaaaaCGAGGGAGTATCGCAAGGAAGCATATCCGTTTAAGAAATATGTCGAATTTTTCGGATGTCTATGACACTCTTAGTGATACAGGCAAAGAT GTTTTGGCATGTTCAAATTCGACTTGTGTGAGCAGTATTGTATTTGGAAATACAGCATCAAACAAACTTCGGAACTGTGAGACTGTGCTTGAACATGCAAAGGACTTCTTTAATCAATACTTTACGTCTATCAATAG ATACATGACCAATGCTCACACATCACGTTGGGAACAAGTTCAGAAAATGGTGAGAAATCATGGCCATTATCATTTGACCGAAACTGAATTGATTTATGGCGCAAAATTAGCATGGCGTAATTCCTCACGATGTATTGGACGCATACAATGGTCTAAATTACAg gtTTTTGACTGCAGATATGTAACAACTACAAGTGGAATGTTTGAAGCTATATGTAATCATATAAAATATGCCACAAACAAAGGAAATATAAG GTCGGCTATTACAATATTTCCTCAGAGAACAGATGATAGCCATGATTTTCGAATTTGGAATAATCAACTTATATCGTATGCAGGCTACAAGCAAAATGACGGCAGCATTATAGGAGATCcaataaatgttgaaattacGGAG aTTTGTTTGAAACTTGGATGGAAAGGGAAACAGACCGAATGGGATATTTTGCCGCTAGTGGTTTCAGCAAACGGCCTTGATCCAGATTACTTTGACTATCCACCAGAGCTTATATTACAAGTTCCAATAGAACATCCAAA tttcaaaTGGTTTGCTGATTTAAATCTACGATGGTATGCGCTTCCTGCTGTATCCGGTATGCTCTTTGATTGTGGCGGAGTACAATTTACCGCAACAGCTTTTAGTGGGTGGTACATGTCTACAGAAATAGGTTGTAGAAACTTATGTGACGTAAATCGACGTAATATGCTTGAG AAAGTCGCTGTTAAAATGGAATTGGATACACGAACTTCTTCATCTCTATGGAAAGATAAAGCCTTGGTGGAAGTTAACATAGCAGTACTTCACTCatttcaaagtaaaaatataacaatagtAGATCATCATACAGCGAGTGAGAGTTTtatgaaacattttgaaaatgaatcaaAGATAAG aaatggttGTCCTTCTGATTGGATATGGATTGTTCCGCCGTTATCTGGTTCAATAACTCCTGTGTTTCACCAAGAAATGGCACTTTATCACCTGAGACCTTCATTTGAGTATCAGGACGCGGCATGGAAAACCCATATCTGGAAAAAAGAGAAATATCAAGGAAAATCTAAAAAGCCGCGCAAGAAATTCAACTTTAAGCAAATTGCAAG AGCCGTTAAGTTCACTTCAAAGCTATTTGGACGTGCTTTATCAAAACGTATTAAAGCAACTATATTGTATGCTACAGAAACAGGAAAATCCGAGCAATACTCGAAAAAACTTTGTGAAATTCTAGGACATGCTTTTAATGCACAA ACTTGTTGCATGTCAGATTACGACATATCATTCATGGAGCATGAAGCTCTTCTAATTGTTATTGCATCAACTTTCGGAAATGGTGATCCGCCGGAAAATGGGGAG GACTTTGCCCAGGAGTTATACAAATTGCACCTGAAAGAATCATCTCTAAACGAAAATACTGAGCAAAA TATTCAAGTGAGCTCgtcaaaatcatttataaaagcaAATTCAAGAAGTGATTTTACAAAGCTGCAGcaaaatcaacttaaaaaaatacggGGATGGAGATCTTTACGTGATTCAACTACGGAAAAATTTACCGAAGACACAATTGGTCCACTTTCTAACGTCAG gtTCGCAGTATTCGGCTTAGGTTCATCAGCATATCCAAATTTTTGTGCATTTGGCCAATACATGGATAACATTCTCGCAGAACTTGGTGGTGAGAGAATTTTACAATTAGCTTATGGGGACGAAATATGCGGCCAAGAACAGTCTTTCAGGAATTGGGCACCAAAAATATacaag ATGTCATGCGATATCTTTTGCTTGGATGCTGACGAAGGCATATCAGATATATGCTTACTATCACAAAATGACTCACTTACTATCAATACAGTCCGGTTGGTGCCAATAAAATGTGACGAAAAGTTGGAGGATTCTCTAAGCAAATATCACAATAAAAAAGTAGTACAATGTTCTCTAAAGACGTCACCAATTAACCTTACCAATTCAAACGAGAATGATAAAACAACCATCTTACTACGGATTTCTACTCCAAATATCGAATATGAACCTGGCGATCACTTGGGCATATTCCCAATTAACAATTCTGATCTGGTGGAGGGTATCTTGAGCCGATTATCTGGACTTGATGATCCTGACCAAATTGTGCAACTACAAATTCTCGCTGAAAAACAAACTCCAAACGGAAGTTTCAAATGTTGGGAGCCTCACAATAAAATGCCGGTGGATACAATAAGATCTATGTTGCTGCGATTCTTCGACATAACAACTCCACCATCTCGTCAATTGCTAATTTTCTTATCTAATTACTGTACAGATAAGGTTGATGaagaaaaaattcttaaacttataAACGATACGTCAGCTTTTGAGGACTGGAAGCATTGGAAACTCCCACATCTCTTAGAAGTAATGCAAGAATTCCCATCGTGTAGACCACCAGCAGCTTTGTTCCTGATTAATCTGCTTCCATTGCAACCAAGATTCTACTCAATTTCATCCTCTCAGAAGAAATATGAAAACGAAATCCATATCACTGTAACTGTTGTTAAATATCAGTCAGAGAATGGCACAGGTCCTGAACGCTTTGGAGTGTGCTCGAATTATTTGCTAAGATTGAAGGAAAAGGACAAAATATACATCTTTGTTCGAAGTTCTCCAGGTTTTCATCTTCCAGCAGATATCGAAAGTCCCTTGGTTCTGATTGGACCGGGAACTGGTATAGCTCCGTTTAGATCATTCTGGCAACATTTAGAGGTATTGAAAGAAAATTCGCCTAATCAAAAACTACCAACTACATGGTTGTTTTATGGATGCCGAAGCTTGAAGTACGATTTGTATGCtgacgaaaaagaaaaacttatacAAAGCAATATTTTGTCTAGAGTCTTCCTAGCTCTTTCAAGAGAACCAAACAAGCCCAAG acataTGTTCAGGATCTCTTAAAACAAGAGTTTGAAAGCCTGTATGTTCTTATCACACAGAAAAAGGCTCATATATACGTGTGTGGAGATGTCACAATGGCCGAAGATGTTTATCAAACCATAAg aaaatgtatcgctaatattgaacaaaacacTGAAAACGAGGCGGAAAAAATTATGCTTTCACTTAAG GATGATGATCGCTATCATGAAGATATATTTGGAATAACATTGAGGACAGCAGAAATTCATACTAAATCTAGAGCTAcagcaaaaataagaatgaAGTCACAgccaaaaatataa